One window from the genome of Mustela lutreola isolate mMusLut2 chromosome 11, mMusLut2.pri, whole genome shotgun sequence encodes:
- the YWHAH gene encoding 14-3-3 protein eta: MGDREQLLQRARLAEQAERYDDMASAMKAVTELNEPLSNEDRNLLSVAYKNVVGARRSSWRVISSIEQKTMADGNEKKLEKVKAYREKIEKELETVCNDVLALLDKFLIKNCNDFQYESKVFYLKMKGDYYRYLAEVASGEKKNSVVEASEAAYKEAFEISKEHMQPTHPIRLGLALNFSVFYYEIQNAPEQACLLAKQAFDDAIAELDTLNEDSYKDSTLIMQLLRDNLTLWTSDQQDEEAGEGN, encoded by the exons ATGGGGGACCGAGAGCAGCTGCTGCAGCGGGCGCGGCTGGCCGAGCAGGCGGAGCGCTACGACGACATGGCCTCCGCCATGAAGGCG GTGACAGAGCTCAATGAACCTCTTTCCAATGAAGATCGAAATCTCCTCTCTGTGGCCTACAAGAACGTGGTTGGTGCCAGGCGATCTTCCTGGAGGGTCATCAGCAGCATTGAGCAGAAAACCATGGctgatggaaatgaaaagaagttGGAGAAAGTTAAAGCTTACCGGGAGAAGATTGAGAAGGAGCTGGAAACAGTGTGCAATGATGTCCTGGCTCTGCTTGACAAGTTCCTCATCAAGAACTGCAATGATTTCCAGTATGAGAGCAAGGTATTTTACCTGAAAATGAAAGGTGATTACTACCGCTACTTGGCAGAGGTAGCTTCCGGGGAGAAGAAAAACAGTGTGGTGGAAGCTTCTGAGGCTGCCTACAAAGAAGCATTTGAAATCAGCAAAGAGCACATGCAGCCAACACACCCCATCCGGCTGGGTCTGGCCCTCAACTTCTCCGTGTTCTACTATGAGATCCAGAATGCACCCGAGCAGGCCTGCCTCTTAGCCAAACAAGCCTTCGATGATGCCATAGCTGAGCTGGACACACTAAACGAGGATTCCTATAAGGACTCCACGCTTATCATGCAGTTGCTGCGAGACAACCTCACCCTCTGGACGAGCGACCAGCAGGATGAAGAAGCAGGAGAAGGCAACTGA